Below is a genomic region from Bradyrhizobium sp. 1(2017).
TGCCATCCCGCACATCGCGCCGCAATTCATCCCGCAGGTCCATGCTCCCGATCTCAACGTCGTCCGCGCGGCCGAGGCGCCGATCATCGACGACGGCAATCTGATCCGGCTCGAGGGGCGCGTGAAGCGCTGGCGCAACATCGCGTCTGCCGTCGGTGCGCTGGCGGCCGCTCTGCTCGTGACGCTGTCGCTTCAGATCTTCCAGCCCGATGCGCTGCCGGGCGGCTTGCGTCCTGCGCCGCGCATCCAGACGGTGGAAGTGAAGACGCCCGCGCCGCCGCTCACCCCGTCCGCGCAATATGTTGCCCTGCTCCAGGGCCCGGCTGGCGGCCCCGCCTTCATCCTCACCATCGACGGCGCGACGCGGAGTTTCACGGTCCGCAAGGTCGGCGCGACCCTGGAGCCCGGCAAGAGCTTCGAGCTCTGGCTGATCTCCGACAAGCTGCCGCGGCCGCGCTCGCTCGGCGTCATCGGTGCAAGCGATTTCACCGCGCGTCCGCTGCTTTCGTCCTACGATTCCGACGTCGTCAACGGCGCGACCTACGCCGTCACCGTCGAGCAGGCCGGCGGCTCGCCCAATGGCGAGCCGACTTCGGCCCCGGTGTTCTCCGGCAAGCTGATCGAGACCGTGCCGCCGGCGCAGCCGCAGCAACAGCCGCCGGCGAAGAAGTAATTCCGTAGCGCGGACGAGCGAAGCGATATCCAGGACCAGCGTCCCCGCACGCCGCTCCGCTCATGCGGGCCAGGGTGCGCTCATGTCGCCAAGGTCCATTCCGCCGTCGCAATCCGACAAGTCCCCCTGAATCCGCTCCCGATTTGAACCTCGCCGCAATTCGCGGCGTCAAATCCCCGGAATTTGCAGTCGGCGCCGCCGATCGCGGAGCCGGAGAGGGGCTAGAAATCAGATGGATGCAGCGAAAACGCCCGGCATCTTCATTCACCAATATGCGGGGCTGCCGCACGGCCCGGCATTCGAGCAGTGGCGCGAGCGGGCCTTCGGTTCCTGCGGCCTCGATATCGGGCCGAGCCGGGGCGACAGCATCGACTGCCGGCTCCAGGTCAGTGTCGTCGACAACATCGCGCTCGCGATTCCCGAAGGCGCTTCCGCGCAATATTCGCGCACGCAGAGCCATCTTGCCGACGGCAGCGACGATCTCGTGCTGATCGCAGCCCATGCGGGCCATGTCCGCGTCGGGCAGAACGGCCACACCGTCGACCTCGCGCCGTCGCAGATGGTGCTCGTCGACATGGGCATCACCGGCACCGTCGGCCATACCGACGAGGACCGCTTCACCACCATTCGCATGCCGCGCCGCGCGCTGCTCGACATCAATCCGCGCGCCGAGGCGAAACTCTCGCAGGTGCTCTCCGACGGCGCGGTCGCCGAAACCATCTTTCGCTACCACGGGCTCGCCGCCAATCAGGGGCCGCATCTCGACGCCGTCGGCCAGCGCCTGACCGCGCAGCACATGGTCGATCTCGTCGGCCTGCTGCTCGGGACCGACGCCGAGCATGCCAGCCTTGCGCGTGGGCGCGGGCATGCGGCGGCGCGTCTCGATCTCATGCGCGCCGACGTGATGGCCGCACTCGGCCGCAACGATCTCTGCCTGTCCGAGATCGCAACGCGCTCGGGCCTCAGCCCGCGGCAGGCGCAACGCCTGTTCGAGCAGGCCGGCACGACCTTCACCGAGTTCGTGCTGGAGCAGCGCCTGCTCCAGGCGCGCAAGCTGCTCTCCGATCCCCGCGCCAGGACGCGCAAGATCAGCGACATCGCCCACTCCTCGGGCTTCGCCGATCTGTCCTATTTCAACCGCGCCTTCCGCAAACGCTTTGGCGCGACCCCGTCGGAATTGCGCGAGGCGTAAGCCGCGATATTGTGCAGCGGCGCAGCACTGCCGCATTTGGTCGATGCGGGCTGTTGAGCTATATTGCCCCGCGCGGGCAGGCCGCAGCATTGCTTTGGAAAGTATAGTAGGCGGACATGGCGCTTATCGTCGTGCTCGGCGCCGGGTTTGCGGGCCTGTGGGCGGCTATCGGCGCCGCACGCAAGCGCGACGAGATCGGTGCCAACAGTGACATCGAGATCCACCTCGTCGACCGCAATCCCTATCACAATATCCGCGTGCGCAATTACGAGGCGGATCTCGGCGAGGTCGCGCTGCCGCTGCCGCAACTGCTCGACCCGATCGGTGTCAGCCACGGCATCGGCGAGGTCGAAGCCATCGATCCGGCACTCCGCGAAATCTCGCTGGTCACGAGCGGCGGCGAGGAGACGCTGCAATATGACCGCCTCGTGCTGGCGCTCGGCAGCGAGGTGATGCGTCCCGACATTCCGGGCCTTGCCGAGCATGCCTTCGACGTCGACACCTATGCCGCGGCGCTCCGCCTCGAGGATCATCTGGTCTCGCTCGGACGCAGCGTGCCGGCGCCGGGGCGCTCGACCGTCGTCGTGGTCGGTGCCGGCTTCACCGGCATCGAGGTCGCGGCCGAGATGCCGGCGCGGCTCGCGCGTGCGGGCATCAGCGGCAACCGGCGCATCATCCTCGTCGATTCCAATCCGGCGGTCGGCGCCACCATCGGCGCGCAGGCGCGTCCCGTCATCGAGATGGCCCTGGCCTCGCTCGACGTCGAGATGCGGCTCGGTGTGCGCGTCACCTCCGTCGAGGCGGCTGGCGTGCATCTGAGCTCGGGCGAGTTCGTTGCGACGCAGACGGTGATCTGGTGCGCCGGGATGCGCGCAAGCCCCTTGGCGGCGAGCTTTCCGGATGCGCGCGATCGCCTCGGGCGGCTCCTGGTCGATCCCTACATGCGGGTTGCGGATGTGCCTGGCGTGTTCGCGGCCGGCGACGTGGCCTCGAGCGTGGTCGACGGACTGCATCCGACCGTGATGTCCTGCCAGTTCGCGCGCCCCATGGGCCGCTTCGCCGGCCACAATGTGGTGGCCGATCTCGCCGGCCTGCCGATGCTGCCGCTGCGGATCGACTGGTACGTCACCGTGCTCGATCTCGGCGGCTGGGGCGCGCTCTATACCGAAGGCTGGGATCGCGAGGTGCGGACGACCGGCGCAGCGGCAAAGGCGACCAAGGAGATCATCAACCGCAAGCGCATCTATCCGCCGCTGACCGGCAATAAGGACGAGCTATTTGCAGCGGCTGCGCCGACCGTGCAGGCGCCGCCGCCGACCTATGGAGTGCCGCGTCGTTGAGCTGGATCGTGGGTCCATCAACCAAGCGAGGCGACGGGTTTGCGCGGTCGGGCTGCAGCGGAGCGGCAGCAGCCCTTGTCCGCCCCGGGCCCCTTAGCCGACTTTGCCGTTCAATGCCGAGAGGTCGCCTTCTGACCCATAGCAGACGAGGCCCGCTCGAAGGGCTGCCTGCGAAAGCATCGGTCGAGGAGATTACCTCTTGCCCAAATCCTCTGCGAAGCGCAGGAGGTAGCCGTCAGGGTCTTGGACCAGGAATTGCCTGTTGCCGCGCTCCTCTCCTGCGATCCGATACCACGCGTCATGACACTCTCTGAAGAGAGGCCATTTCTCGCGCTTGAGTGCATCGAGAAGAGGCGCCACGGATTCGACGAACATTTGAAAGTTGATCCCGCGTCCAAGTGGTCGTTGCAGAGCCCCGGTTTCCCAGTTGCCATTGTGTTGCTTCAGCATGACCTGCGAGCCTTGTAGCTCGATGTACACGAAGCGGTTTTCGGGTCGCTGATACGCGATTTGGAAGCCGAGTATCTTGCACCAGAAATTCTCACTCCCTTTTAGGTCAAAAACTTCCAGCTCAGGGACGAGCCGGGCAAAGCCCCCGGTTGGCGATCTATCGGTTGGAAGTCCCATGGCTCGCTAATCCTTCCGCATGCGTAATTTGGTACAGGGCACTCGGGCACGACGCTGCTCTTGCGGGGAAAATCAGATATCATCCACGGGGCGCTTTGACGACCGCTAATGGCCCTTAACTGAATAAGACTGAAGCTATTGTGATGTCGGCTATCGGCGGTGGACCGGACGCGGGCCGTGCGTACCTCGACCGCCGCTTGTGACCCAGAGCAGACTCCGCTCGCGTCAAGGTCGCCCATTCAGTTCCTATTTGGTCCTCGATAGAAATCGTAAGCATTCAGCTCATTCGCGAACGATTCACCAGTGTGGAGCCGACTGCCATCGAGCTGACCCTGAATTGTCTTCAGCCAAGGCAGCTTTGTTTCGACCGCGCGAGTAATCGGGTCATCTGTCACCTCGATGGTCACCTCACGGAGCGCAACGTCAGCACCAAAGGTTGCTCGGAGATTTGCTGGATCAACCTGCACCACCGACTTCGGATCATTGGGGTCGCTAAAGTGAACCAACATTGGAATTACATCGAGCGGCAACACGCGATGAGGGCGCCGCTTAATCAACAGCCGCACTTTTGGAAGAGGATCGATCTCACCCTTGAGCAGATCGGCAAAAACGTGAAACAGCATCCAAGCAGGGCCACCTAGATCTCCAAATCCTGTCTTCGGTCCTCGCAGAAGCGCGAAGAGTGTGCGGTGAGAGCCGAGGTCAACCATCACAGCTTCGCCGCTGATCTCACTTCCAGCCCCGCCCATAGACCCAAAGATGGGTCTCATGTCGGATTGCTTGACCTGGATGACGCCAGAACCACTGACGAGCCTGCCATCAACATCTACGTTAACCGTTAGTCGGTATCTGATTGTTTCGCTCAGGCTACCACAGCCAGTTAATGCGCTCACTAGAACGCAGAGCGCGGCCAGCCGTTTCGCAAGGAGTAGAGCCATCGCCGTACCAATTCACGCCGCTAATCTGATCGAGCTTTCTTGCGCTTTAACAAGCTTTGGTTGTGCATGGCGACGCGCTAAAGTTCAGTAAATGTTTGTCCCGGCCGCCCGTAAAGGCGCAAAGCTGGGCAGAGCTTCACTTCCGCTTGTGGCCCTCGGCGGACCAATCGCGGCACAGTGGGCTAGGGCAAATTTTGATCCATTGCGGACTAAGAACTGTTGCGGCAGTGTTTGTACTGCACTTTCGGCTTGGCTGACGAAAGCCCTGTCCTATTGTTGCTTCATGGCGATTTGGCAATTCGACTTTTATCTCCTCCCCCGCGAAGCCGCTGAGCGGCTTCATGGATCGTCGCCCGTAGTGCTCGGAGCGCTTCGAAGCAGCCGTGCTCAAGACATGGATGGCGATCCAAATCCACACAGCTATTGGAATGGCCGCGAATGTTACTCTTACGAGAACGCCGTGGCCGCGTTGCTACCGGCTAGGAAGTCATGGGCTCCTGAGGGGCTCATGTTCGGTGACGAGAGAAGCGATAGTATCGAGCTATGGGACGACAGCTTTTTTATCCGACTGGACATGCGGCGATTTAATGCGGCGCTGGCCCGCTCGATTGTTGGCTTGGCCGCGGCTGATGGTCTAATGCTCGGTATGGTTGAAACAGGTCATCTGCTGCCGGCATCATACCCCATGCTGCTTCGCCAGATCGTACAGTCCCGGGCGCTCAAATTTGCACGAGATCCCATTGGGACATTGAGCGTGTAACCTAAGACCGTCCGTTCACCGGAAGCGAGGCCTTGATAGATGATGATTGAAAACGAAGGGCCAAAGATCGGGTCTGAAGACATTGCGGCCATAGAATCTGAGCTGGATGCCGAGTTATCATCCGAGTATCGCGAATTTCTCTTGAGATATAACGGTGGTACTCCAACGCCAGACGCTGTGGACGTGCCGGACGCGCTGGGAACACCGACGGACGTACAGGTGTTCTTTGGCATTCGCAGATCAACAGCAGCCAGTAATCTGTCGTGGAATCTCGGTCTGATTTCGGACCGTTGTCCGGGTTGCCACGTTCTGCCAATCGCATGTGATTCGGGCGGGAATTTATTTTGCCTGAAAGTCGAGCGCGGCATTGCTGCCGAAGTTGTGTGCTGCGACCTAGGCTCTCCCGACTGCAAGTGCTATCCAGTGGCGCCGACCTTCGGAAAATTCCTCAGCTGCCTTAGAGCGTATGGGCAATAGCTCGTCTGAGCTTATTTCCGACGACGAGGTCTAAGACGATCACCCCAGATGCCCGCTTCTGACCCATCTGCGAAGTTGCGTCGTGTCTGTCCGAGGTCCGCTCATCGCGCTGGTGCGGACCAAATATGCTCCACCTGAGTTCTTCGCATTTTGACCCAAAGCAGACAATCCATGCATTGTTCATCTATGGTTGTCCGGGACTAGAGATCACAAGAGAGCCGATGTCGGGGCTGAGTAAAGGCGCAACGTGGATGATTGCCAAACCAACCTTGAGCGGACCTCGCGTGTTGTTGCGGAATCCCGAGCCGCGAGATTTGACCGATCGCCTCGTACTGGGGTTTGACCCCGCGATTGTTCACATGTTCGGCGTTGACCCCAACCTCGCAAACACGATCCCAGCCTTGGCGCCGTTGACGACTGGTTCAGCGGCGGCATGGCTCGCATGGCTCGCAAACGAGCCACATGGGTGGGTAGTTGAGCACGAAGGGCACCTCCTCGGTGATGTACGCTTGATTGCGACGCCGGTCGACCGCGCTCCGGGGCGGGCAGAGTTGGCAATATCTCTTTACGATACCGCCAAGCTTGGTTTAGGTCTCGGACGCGAGACGATCCGCCTCGTCCTAGACCATGCCTTTAGAACCCTTGAATTGCACCGCGTTGGTTTGCGAGTAGCGTCATACAATGAGCGCGCAATCCGCTGCTATGCGGCGTGTGGGTTCATCGTAGAAGGGCGCATCCGAGAGGCATCGCTCATAGCTGGTGAACGGTTCGACGATCTGGTAATGGGGATTCTAGCCAGCGATTTTCACAAAGCCGCCGTCAAGAGCAATTGCTAGGACCGTATCACTGAGGCGGTGCGGGGGGCATCGCTTGCGAGCGTCGGGGGTATCATGGCGATTTCTGCTTCTGGGCCCGTAGCGGGCCTCCCGCACCCTTCGCTGATTTGTCAACTTGTGACCCTAAGCGGACAAAACACCCTTACGATAGAGCAACTGGTGCAACGGCCGGGGCGTTCTAGGACGGTGCTACTTCGGCATGAAACGTTAACTGCTATCAACCAGAACTGTAGCCAAGCCGGATTATGCCATGCGACAAAAGCGCAATGGAAATGACGCTCCGAATGACCATTGTGGCGGTCCTCGCTGTGGCGACGTCGTCATTGTCATGGTCAAGTCGATCAGCCTCCGCGCAAAGCTTTGATCCAGTCGGCAAGCTGTCCACCTGGTACACGGATCGCAATTCAATCGACATAGAGATCACGGCAGCCAATGGCGCAGGGAACGAGGCGCGCCCCCTTGACCCGCCGCGCGTGCTTCGCCTTCGCCTAGAGCGCGCTTACGTCCACACGCTAATTAGTAAGCCTTCCATCAGCATCGTCGGGCTCTCATTTGATCTCCCAACCGGGCTGCCGAGTGCCTTGTTCACGGCCCCTCCCGAGCAAGTCGACGTCCGAGGAGATCCGATCCGCCAGCTATCCCACTCCGAGGCGATCGCGCGCATGATCAACGTTGTTGTTGAAAGCAACATATCAGGCGAAAGCATGGGGGGCGCCTCGGCGAAGATAAGCAAGTGTAAAGGGGCGGAAATCCAGAGCGATCTGCTCGCCTTCGACAAGGATCGTGATCGTGCTTGCAAGATCTGGTCACTTTTTTCCGGCGCGAAGTACGTGGGGCATCTTTCGGAGAATAACTGGCTGTTCATTCTCTGCACGAATTCACCGATCGGATGCACGGTCCGATTCCCCTTTGAGGGCTTCTTCCCTTCTGTGTCATTCAATGTAAGGCACCTGAGCCAGTGGAGGACGATAATCGAGAAAGCGACCGCGTTTCTGAAGTCTAAGGAGCTGCCGTGACGCAGCGATGGATGTCGGTTTATGGCCCATCGCTTCAGTTGGCGCAGTGCATCGGTAGCTCTGTAGGCGGGGTAGAGCAGAAGGCATCGCCTCCGGTGCGGACTGCCGCACTTGACCCAAAACGAACAAAACTAGGTCGATTTCAGGGGAATTTTCATTTGAGCGGCACCAAACGTCCCTGTCATCTCGATGGGTTCGCTTGCCGGTGCACTGCACCTGCGAACCAACCGGACGGCATCGACATACGCAATGCTCTGCCGGTGCGCTTCGATGTCTGTGCAGAGCGCCGCTACCTGCTCGGGTTCGAAATCAATTTCAGCCGGATCAAGTTGCAAATCTGTTTCTACAACAAGGACGGTTTTTTTGCCGGTTCGATCGAAAACGTATTCGACCCGAACCGACCTCGCGTTCCGGTCCGTTATCATTGGTTACTTCCTCGCGCGGTCCGAAATCGCTTATTGACCATCGACATGATGGGTGAAGTGATCGTTTTGGGAAAAGCCCTCGGTCCTTCGTTCGCTGGTTTGGGGCGCCCTATTACGGATGAATGCGAAATACAAGAAGGCCAGTATAGCGAGTAACGCGATGGGTACTCCTACCCAATTCGGCATGATGCACTCCGTCGGCAGCCTTGGGTGCCCACACAGGGCGCGTCCGTATAGCACATTCAGCTTTTGGGAGGGCTTTGCTCATCCAGATTGGTTTCCCGTTTCTTTCGACGTGTGGGATCATCTCCAACGCGATGTCTGGATTTGGCCCGTAGCTGACCTTGCTGCGCGGTTCGCGAATCGTCAGCTTTGGTTTCAATTCCAGACATCTGACGCAGAAGCTACCGGTCGAACCAATTCGGCGGAGGTGGCCCAGCTACAAGCCTTTGCGTTGCCCGACGGGCAAAACACCCAAGAAGTCGGTCAATGCCCGGTGTTAAAAACATTCCACTTTACCGAAATTCGGAAATGGCGTATCCATCACGGCAACCCGGCCCAAGGAAGAGGGGCGTATCGCGATCGTCACGAACGCGGGCCGGGCGGCGGTGGACGCGGGTCACATCGGCGCGAAGGGCTTTTGCAGGGCGGGCGACCGTGAGCGAAGGCGTCGCGCACACGACCGGGGTGATCTGCGTACGGCAAAATCGTGTGGTCCTGGCGCCCGGGGTCTGTGCGCCAAGTCGTGCGGTGATGTCGCGGCCCAACCGGGTTCGCAGCATCAGTCATCCGCAAGGCGACGGGGGCAATAGTGCATCGCTCCCCGGGGAGAGCACGACATAAGCCGTAAACCCACTGCGCAGGGAAGGCCGGATGTTTGGCTTCACCTGTATGCCGCTGTGCAGATTCTTGTTGCCACCTTTCGCACAGTGGACCGTGGGTGCCCGGCCGGCACCCGGTCTTCCCTGCGCCCTTTTTCAATTGGGGGTGAAGCGACGAAGCATAGCTCGGGCGAGATCAGCCGCGAGGATGCGAAGGTGTGACTGCAAATGAAGATGCGGCGCTCGTGCCCTAAAACACCGTCATTGCGAGCGAAGCGAAGCAATTCAGACTGCTTCCACAGAGGCGGTCTGGATTGCTTCATCGCAAGAACTCCTCGCAGTGACGAGGGTGAGGCGAGAGTTCGAAATCTTCCGACATACCCCAGACAGGCGAAAGCGCCCGTGGGGGGCGGGCGCTTTCAGTAGTCGACTTGGGGTTGGGGTCGTCTACATATCCACGTGGCGACTTTGGGGGGCTGGTAAAGGGCCGCGTGAATTCAAAAAACTCGTCAGATCTCCTTAGCGAACGAGGGACGCGTTCGAGCTGGTGACAACGACCGGCTTGCCGGCCTTGATGACGCGGGCCGTCTCGGTCAGACCTTCATCCGAGCCAGTCGAGCCCGTGCGTGCCGTGATACCGAGGCCTGCCACCGCGATCCCTGCGACGAGGGCCACGACCACGATTTTCAAATGGGTCGAGCGATCTGCGCTGTAGATCGAGTGGTTCATGGAAGGCTCCTGCCGCCATCTACCCAAAGTAGTCGCCAGCCTATTGAGGCAGGTTCATGCTTCCGGTGCCCAACAACCTAGTATTGGGGGGAATCGTTCCCAAGAGGTCATCACAAGAGCGTGAAATGACGTGAAAGATCGCGATCAAAAGCGACCCTTGATCGTGCAATTATATAATTATTTCAAAGCTGTAATGTGCTTTCGAGTGGCTCTTTTGGTCTTTGGTCGACAAGGCGCCAGGAACTCAAAAACCATTTGCCTGTGGCCGAAAAACACACGGCTTCTTAAGCCAAATCAGATGCTTCCGACGGTTTTCAACCTCGCCCTGGGGTGGATTTCGGCCTGCGACAGCACGGTGGTCTGGGCCCGGAACCGTTCCACCAGGGAACGCACGAACGGACGAATTGCCGCAGAGGTCACCAGCACTGGCGCTTCGCCTTCGCGCGCGGCGCGCTCGAAGGCCTCGCGCACGCCGGTCATGAACTCCGACAGTTTCGAGGGCTGCATGGCCAGGCTGCGCTCCTCGCCCTGGCCGATGATCGATTCGGCGAAGGCCTGCTCCCAGCGCGCCGACAGGGCAATCAGCGGCAGATAGCCGTTGTAGGAGGTGTTCTGCGCGCAGATCTGGCGCGCCAGCCGGGCGCGGACATGCTCGACCATGGTCGCGGGGTTGCGCGAGAACGCGAGCGAGTCGGCGATGCCTTCCAGGATGGTCGAGAGGTCGCGGATCGAGATGCGCTCGGCGAGCAGCAGTTGCAACACGCGCTGAATGCCGGAGACCGTGACCTGGCCCGGCACGATGTCCTTGACCAGCTCGCTCTGCTCCTTCGGCAGCTCCTTGAGCAGCTTCTGCACCTCGCCATAAGAGAGCAGGTCCG
It encodes:
- a CDS encoding bleomycin resistance protein, with product MGLPTDRSPTGGFARLVPELEVFDLKGSENFWCKILGFQIAYQRPENRFVYIELQGSQVMLKQHNGNWETGALQRPLGRGINFQMFVESVAPLLDALKREKWPLFRECHDAWYRIAGEERGNRQFLVQDPDGYLLRFAEDLGKR
- a CDS encoding anti-sigma factor, which produces MAHTEDHIALAAEYALGTLDADERAQVETMMAVDPVFAEIVQAWAFRLGVLNQMVGSAEPRPVVWENIRSEIARTAAAQQPPALAEASPPPPPIPDLPAPETASSDSSAEAVPSSEPPPGAAEQPETPRPEPDAIPHIAPQFIPQVHAPDLNVVRAAEAPIIDDGNLIRLEGRVKRWRNIASAVGALAAALLVTLSLQIFQPDALPGGLRPAPRIQTVEVKTPAPPLTPSAQYVALLQGPAGGPAFILTIDGATRSFTVRKVGATLEPGKSFELWLISDKLPRPRSLGVIGASDFTARPLLSSYDSDVVNGATYAVTVEQAGGSPNGEPTSAPVFSGKLIETVPPAQPQQQPPAKK
- a CDS encoding SMI1/KNR4 family protein; the encoded protein is MMIENEGPKIGSEDIAAIESELDAELSSEYREFLLRYNGGTPTPDAVDVPDALGTPTDVQVFFGIRRSTAASNLSWNLGLISDRCPGCHVLPIACDSGGNLFCLKVERGIAAEVVCCDLGSPDCKCYPVAPTFGKFLSCLRAYGQ
- a CDS encoding GNAT family N-acetyltransferase gives rise to the protein MSGLSKGATWMIAKPTLSGPRVLLRNPEPRDLTDRLVLGFDPAIVHMFGVDPNLANTIPALAPLTTGSAAAWLAWLANEPHGWVVEHEGHLLGDVRLIATPVDRAPGRAELAISLYDTAKLGLGLGRETIRLVLDHAFRTLELHRVGLRVASYNERAIRCYAACGFIVEGRIREASLIAGERFDDLVMGILASDFHKAAVKSNC
- a CDS encoding helix-turn-helix transcriptional regulator; translated protein: MDAAKTPGIFIHQYAGLPHGPAFEQWRERAFGSCGLDIGPSRGDSIDCRLQVSVVDNIALAIPEGASAQYSRTQSHLADGSDDLVLIAAHAGHVRVGQNGHTVDLAPSQMVLVDMGITGTVGHTDEDRFTTIRMPRRALLDINPRAEAKLSQVLSDGAVAETIFRYHGLAANQGPHLDAVGQRLTAQHMVDLVGLLLGTDAEHASLARGRGHAAARLDLMRADVMAALGRNDLCLSEIATRSGLSPRQAQRLFEQAGTTFTEFVLEQRLLQARKLLSDPRARTRKISDIAHSSGFADLSYFNRAFRKRFGATPSELREA
- a CDS encoding NAD(P)/FAD-dependent oxidoreductase, with the translated sequence MALIVVLGAGFAGLWAAIGAARKRDEIGANSDIEIHLVDRNPYHNIRVRNYEADLGEVALPLPQLLDPIGVSHGIGEVEAIDPALREISLVTSGGEETLQYDRLVLALGSEVMRPDIPGLAEHAFDVDTYAAALRLEDHLVSLGRSVPAPGRSTVVVVGAGFTGIEVAAEMPARLARAGISGNRRIILVDSNPAVGATIGAQARPVIEMALASLDVEMRLGVRVTSVEAAGVHLSSGEFVATQTVIWCAGMRASPLAASFPDARDRLGRLLVDPYMRVADVPGVFAAGDVASSVVDGLHPTVMSCQFARPMGRFAGHNVVADLAGLPMLPLRIDWYVTVLDLGGWGALYTEGWDREVRTTGAAAKATKEIINRKRIYPPLTGNKDELFAAAAPTVQAPPPTYGVPRR